The Kribbella amoyensis genomic sequence ACTCTCAGCGAATTTCCGAACGCTCCCTTAACACTCACCCACCAACAGCACCCACCCGACTCCACACCGCAAACACCGACCGGTCAGTAACCACGGCCGGGCCCCAAACCTCAACCCCTCAACACGAAACCCGGAACTACACCAGCAGAATTCACACGCTTGAATGACACCTGCGGAACCCAAATCCCCCGGGCCCACCCAACCACCCCGATGGTGCAACCGAGAAGATCGAACAAGTAACGCAGAGTACGCAAACCGGCTACCCGCTACGCATCCCGGATACCCGCCAACCAACCCCGCGCCCCGGACCAGGTGCCTTCGGTACCGCGCTTCTTGCTGGTTGGGTGGGTTCGGGTACCACGGGTTGGGGGTTGGGTGGGGAAGGTGTGCTGGAGGTTGCAGCTATTGACATCGGTTCGGGGCTTTTTCTGTCGGGCGGTTCTGACATACTCCCGCCGACACCATGTCACTCTGAGACCCTGGGGGGGTCGTTTTGTCTGTCCGCCCGTCCTATCTACTGAAGCTGGGCCTGCCCGCGGCGTTGGTCGCGGCCGGCTTGGTGACGGTCGTGGGTTCTTCCGTTTCGGCGGCTGAGCCCGGGCCGTACCGGAATGCTTTCCCGGTCGAGGCTCGCAAGAGCCCGACGGCCGCGAAGGTTGCCGACGCCTACGATCCGCACACCGTGCTGGTGAAGTTCTCCGCGAAGGCTTCTGCCGCCGCGCGGAGCACCGTGCTCGCGAAGCACAACAGCCGGCAGGCCGCGACGCTCGCGACCAGCGACTACGTCACCGTGAGCAGCAACGACAACGCGCCCGACCTGCTGAAGAAGTTGCGGGCCGAGCCGAGCGTCGAGCTTGCCTCGCTCAACTATGTCCGCAAGGCGGCCGCGACGCCGAACGACGAGTACTACCGCGTCGACCAGGGGTACCTGTCGACGATCCGGATGCCGCAGGCCTGGGACCTGTCCAAGACGGCCGGGGCGCAGACGGTCGCGGTGCTCGACACCGGCGTCGACGGCGGTCACCCGGAGCTCAGCGGTCGCGTCTACACGGGGTACAACGCGTTCAACGGCTCCACCAACGCGAACGACGACCGCGGTCACGGCACCATGGTGGCCGGTATCATCGCCGCGAACACCAACAACGCCCGCGGGATCGCCGGCGTCGCCTGGAACGCCAAGATCCTGCCGGTCAAGGTCCTCGACGACCACGGCCGGGGCAGCGACTCCAGCGTCGTCGCCGGGATCAACTGGGCCGCGTCGCACGGTGCCCGGGTGATCAACATGTCGCTCGGCGGCGCCTCGTACAACGCGGTCATGCACGACGCGGTGAAGAAGGCCGTTGCCAAGGGCATCGTCGTGGTCGCGTCCTCCGGCAACGACTACGACAGCACGCCGAACTACCCGGCGGCGTTCCCGGAGACGATCTCGGTCGGCGCGACCGACAACAACGGCGCGCTGACGACGTTCAGCTCGTGGGGCGACACCGTCGACATCGCCGCGCCCGGCTGGAACATCCTCTCCACCGGTCCGCGCGCGCTCACCGACCCCGACTACCTCCCGTACTGGGGTGGCAGCGGCACCTCGTTCTCGGCGCCGATGGTCGCCGGCGTGGCCGCGATGCTGCGGAACAAGTACCCGAGCTGGACGCCCGCGCAGGTCGAGGCGCAGCTCAAGGCGACCGCCCGGGACGCGGGTCCGCGGGGTGCCGACCTGTACTACGGCGCCGGCATCCTCGACGCCGCGAACGCACTCGGCGCGACCTGGGCGCCCGAGTTCTGGGCGGCCGGGCCCGACGGCAACGACGTCCCCGCCCGCGCGACCGCGATGGCGAGCCTGTCGATCACGGGCGCGATCGGCACCGAGGGCGAGGAGGACTGGTACTCCGCGTACTCCCCCGCCGCGCGCAACGTCGTGATCACGCTGACGCCGCCCACGTACGACGACGCGAACAGGGCACAGAACGTCGACCCTGTGCTCCGGGTGTACGACGGCCAGCTGAAGCTGATCGCGTTCGCCGACGACGGTTTCGGTACCGAGCGGGCCCAGCTCACGCTGCCCGCCGGGACCTCGTACTTCAAGGTGACCAACTACAACGGCTCCCGCGACAGCCGGCCGTACACGCTGGCCGTCGCCAACACCGGCGCCGGTGGTTCGCTGTCCGGTGACCGCTACTGGGTCCGCGACACCGCTCCGGCCGACCTCGCGTCGGGAGTGGCGCAGACCGCGTCGCCGTCGGTGACGTTCGAGCGGGACCTCGACCCGGCCAGCGTGACCACCTCGACGGTCCGGCTGCTGCACGGCAAGACCGGCGCCGTCGTCCCGAGCGCGCCGAGCTATGACGCCGCGACGAAGAAGCTCACCGTCGACCCGACCGCGACGCTGCAGGACAACACGCCGTACCGCGTGGTCGTCGGTGCGGTGAAGGACACGACCGGCGCGACCATGCCGGGCTCGTACCTCGTCTTCTTCCGGACCGTCGACGCCGCGCCGGCGCCGATCACCAACTTCACCGTCGCCGGTCAGTACGGGACCGCGACGATGAAGTGGACACTGCCGGGGATCACCGATCTCGACCAGGTCGTCGTCCGCCGCAACGCCGGTACCACCCCGCCGTCCGCGCCGAACACCGGCACCTCGGTGTACGGCGGCACGGCGTCGAGCGCGACCGCGACCGGTCTCGCGAACGCCACGAGCTACGCGGTCCGCGCGTGGGTCAAGGACCGCAGCGGCAAGTGGAGCTCGTCGGTCCAGGCGCAGCTGACCGGCACGTACCCGACGATGACGGCCAACGCGACCGCGCTGAACTACGGCGGCAAGGTCACGCTCACCGGCAGCGTCGTCCGCGTGGACACCAAGGAACCGCTCGGCGGTGTCCTGGTCTCGCTGTACGGCCGCAACAAGAACAGCTCGACCTGGCGTGAGATCACCCGCGTCACGACGACCGCCGGCGGCACCTACAGCGTGACCTACCAGCCGCTGTACTCCACGGTGTTCGCGTGGGGCTACAACGGTTCGCCGCAGTTGCTGGGCTCGCGCACCGGCAACTGGACGGTGGACGTCCGCCCGACGCTCACGGCCAACCTCACCGCGACCGCGATCAAGCTCGGCCAGTCCACCACCTTCTACGGCTACGTCCGCCCGCAGCACGCCGGCTCCACGGTGTACCTGCAGCGGTCGACCGGTTCGACCTGGACGACGATCACGTCGACCAAGCTGAACTCGACGGGCAACTACGGCTTCGCCATCAAGCCCACGGCCCGCGCGAGCTACACCTACCGGGTGGTCTTCCAGGACGACGGCGACCACGCCACGGGCGTCAGCCCCGCCAAGGCCTTCACGGTCAGCTGACGCTCGAACCTTCACAGGGGTCCCCGGTTCCTTCAGGAGCCGGGGACCCCTCTTTTTGATGCCCTGCGCCGGTACGGGCTCCGGTACGGGCAGTGCCGCGACGCAGCCGTCAGGACGCTGGTAAAGGACCGCAGGTCACTCGCTCGTTCCGGTCTTCGACAAGGAGAGGTGAGTTCTGTGCTGGTACCGAGATGGCTGAGATCCTCACGACAGCGACGATTGGCTGTCCTGACAAGCAGTCTTGTCACCGTCGCCGCGCTGGGGGCGACGGTGTCTTCGCCGGCCGCGACAGCGGCTCCAGAGGAACCGGCAGCAGAGATCGCTGGACCGGCCGACTGCAAGGCCGGACTGACGTTCACCGACCCCTATCGGGTCGCGTCGAACAACACGGTCCGGGCCGGCTTCCGGTTGACGTCCAACTGCGGCGGCAAGGCCTCCATCGGATTCTGGGTGGAGGGACCTGTCGCCAACGCCTGGGAGGAGTTCCGGAACTTCCCGCCGGGTGGTGGTGGCTACGGCGTGAACTACAAGGTCGGGAGATGCCGCCCCGGTACGTATCGGGCGTACGCCACCGTCCTCTTTTCGGCCGCGGACGGGACAGCGGTGGAGCTCAGGCGCAACAGCAACAAGGTCAAGATCAGCTGCTGACCCGACGTCCGAAGGAGAGCTGACATGCACAACGCAGAATCACGCAGCCGCCGAGTACGTCGAGACACACTGGCCGTCGCCGGAGCCCTGCTGCTCTCGGTCGGCCTGGGAGCTCCTCCCGCCGGCGCGAGCGAATCCTCGCCGACGACCACAAGTGAGATTGCCGCCGCCCCGCGGACATCGCCACCGAGCGGCGCAGTGCTGAGCACCGTGTCGAAGCCGGTACCCGGTGGCGTCCTAGAAGTCACCGAGTACGAGAACGCGGTCGAAGTGGTGGGGAGGATCGCGAGTTGCGACATCAAGGGGACGGCGAGCAAGCCCTCGCTCATCAGTGGCCGCCGACTGCAGTCAGTGGTGACGTGGGACGTGAAAGGGTGCGCCAACAAGGTGACGCTGACCCACATCATCGGTGACGTCAGGTTCGGCACCAGGCTCGACCTGGCCCGGTGGGACGGCACCAGGAAAGCACCGACCCATCAAGCGCACACCCTCAGTCGGGGCTGCGCCAAGGGCTCGATCGTCAGCGCGCTGACGATCTCACTCAGCCGCTACGACTACAGCTACTACCAGAGCAAGCCGCTGAAGATCTCCAAGTGCTGATGTCGGCGAGGGCCACCTTCTGAGTCCCCGGCGCTCCGCCCTGACGCCGGGGACTCACCCCTTTCCAGCGAGTTTCGCCAAGTGTGGTGAGGCTTTCCGCCTCTAGGCTGCTGCCATGCCGGGATCTGCAACTCGCTACCTCTATCTCGCTCGACATGGCGAGGCGACGCCGGACGAGAGCGCCTTGTCCGAGAACGGTCGTCAGCAGGCCGGCTTCCTCGGTGATCGACTCCGCGACGTCCCGTTGTCGGCGATCTCTCACGGTCCGCTGCCACGCGCAGCACAGACCGCGCAGCTGATTGCCGACCGACTCGAAGGCGTTCCGGTTCGCTCAGCGGAAGCTGCTGGCGACTACATTCCTTGTCTGCCGCAGGAACACGAGCTTCCGCCCGAGTCAGCTGAGTACCTGCTGGCGTGGCTCGATCGCGTCCCCCCGGACGAGCTGGAATCCGGGGCTGGACTGGCTCGCGAAGCCATGGAGCTGTTCACCGGTCCTGTACCCGGCGACCTACCCGACCATCAGCTCGTCGTCACGCACAACTTCCTCATCGCGTGGCTCGTCCGCGCCGCGCTCGACGGTCCCAGGTGGCGGTGGCTGGGTCTTGCCCACTGCAATGCCGCCCTGACCGTGATCCGCTATCCGCCGGATCAACCTGCCGGTGTGCTCGTGTACAACGACATGACTCACTTGCCTGAGCAGCTGCGTTGGACGGGGTTCCCAGCTGAGCTCCGGGTCTGACCAATTCGTCAAGCCCTGTTGTCGCTGTCAGGGAGGCGATCCATGGGGGTCTTCTCGATGCGGGTCCAGCCTTTCCAGCCCCGTTGTTCGAGGATGTCGAGCAGTCGCTTGGCGTTGGGGGCGGCTTCGAGCATGGCGGCGTCCAGGAGGGCGACCACCTTGTCGTCGAGGTCGCTGGCACCTGTCGCGCCGGCTTCGACGGCCGCGATCATCAGGCGTTCGACAATGTCCGCGGCCTCGACGATTCTTGGGTCGTCCGGAGGTGCGTCGAGTGCTTCGTTGACGAGCCCGTAGAGCTTCACCATGTCCGGATGCCGCAGGCCTTCGTGCTTCAACGCGATCACCTCGTCGACGAGGTGCGGGACCTGGGCCGCGACCATGATCCAGGCGTCGCGCTCCATCTCGATGTAGCGCTCCTGCAGGCCGAGGTCGCGCAGCCGGTCCAGATAACCCACGACACTCGGCGGCAGCGCGAGCTGCTCCCCGGCGACGAGTCGGGCGAGTCGTCGCCGGGTGTCCTGCAGCCGCCGGACCTCGGCGCGAAGTGCCTTGTCGATCTCTTGGACGCCGTCCGCGAACTCCTCGGGGGTCGCGTCGAGGAGCTCGTGGACGCGGGCCAGCGGTACGCCGGCCGCCGCCAGGGTGTGGATCCGGATCAGCCGGACGACGGCGGCGGCGTTGTACACCCGGTAGCCGGAGTGATCGCGGTCGGGCTCGGGCAGCAGGCCGATCTTGTGGTAGTGCCGCACGGCTCGCACCGTCACTCCGGCGTAGGACGCCAACTGGCTGATGGTGAGCATGGGTCCTAGCTTGCTTCAGGCAATCTTGCGGCGATAGGTCAGCATCGCCACACCGTAGGCCACGACGAGCAGGCCGACGCACCACGCGAGGGCGGTCCAGACCCCGGCGCCGACCGGTTCCTGCGCGAACAGGTTGCGGATCGTGTCGACGATGGACGTCACCGGCTGGTTCTCGGCGAACCACCGCACCGGACCCGGCATCGTCTGCGTCGGAACGAACGCCGAGCTGACGAACGGCAGGAAGAGGAGCGGATACCCGAACGCGCCCGCACCCTCGACCGACGACGCGGTGAGTCCGGGAATCACCGCGAGCCAGGTCAGCGCCAAGGTGAACAGCAGCAGGATGCCGCCGACCGCGAGCCAGTTCAGCAGGCCCGCTCCCGAGCGGAACCCCATGATCAGCGCGACCCCGACCACGACGAGCAGCGCGATCAGATTCGCGACCAACGAGGTGATCACGTGGGCCCACAGCACGCCCGACCGCGCGATCGGCATCGACTGGAACCGCTCGAAGATCCCGCTCTGCATGTCCATGAAGAGCCGGAACGCCGTGTACGCGATGCCGGACGCGACCGTGATGAGCAGGATGCCGGGCAGCATGTAGTTCACGTAGGCCGTCGACCCGGTGTCGATCGCGCCGCCGAACACGTAGACGAACATCAGCATCATCGCGATCGGTGTGAGCACGGTCGTGATGATGGTGTCCGGGCTGCGGGTGACGTGGCGCAGGGTCCGTGCGGTGAGCGCGCCGGTGTCACCGAGGAAGTTCGCGGTCATCGTGCCCCCTGGGCGTGGGTCTCGTCGCCGATGACCGCGAGGAAGATCTCCTCGAGGGTCGGCTGCTTCTCGACGTACTCGATCTGCGCGGGCGGAAGGAGTTCCTTGAGCTCGGCGAGGGTGCCGTTCGCGATGATGCGGCCCTGATGCAGGATCGCGATCCGGTCGGCCAGCTGTTCGGCTTCTTCCAGGTACTGGGTCGTGAGCAGCACCGTCGTCCCGGAACCGGCGAGCTCCTTGACCAGGTGCCAGACCTCGATGCGTGCCTCGGGGTCGAGCCCCGCGGTCGGCTCGTCGAGGAAGACGACCGCGGAGTTCCCGATCAGGCTCATCGCGATGTCGAGACGCCGGCGCATGCCGCCCGAGTACGTCGAGACCCTGCGCGTAGCCGCGTCGGTCAGCGAGAACCGGGCCAGCAGGTCGTCCGCCGTCCCACCCGGATCGTCGAGGTGCCGCAGCTTGGCGAGGAGGACGAGGTTCTCCCGGCCGCTGAGAATGCCGTCGACGGCCGCGAACTGTCCGGTCAGGCTGATGGATTCCCGCACCTGGCCGGGCTGCGTCGTGACGTCGAACCCGTTGACTTCGGCCGTTCCCGCATCGGCCCGCAGCAGCGTTGCGAGGATCTTGATGGTGGTGGTCTTCCCGGCGCCGTTGGAGCCGAGTAGCGCGAAGATGCTGCCCCGCGCCACCTCGAAGTCGACCCCGCGCAGTACCGCTTGTTGTCCGTACGCCTTCTCCAGGCCCCGCACCCGGATCGCCGGGCGGGCGGCTGTCTCTGCTCTCATGGCGATCAGGATGGAGGGTTGACCTAGCGTCAAGGTCAAACAGCAGCTTCACGGGTTGTAGTGCTGGACCGCCCCTTCTCTGCTGAGGTCGACGAGGGTGTGGGCCACCGCTTGGGCTTCGGCCAGGATCTCGGCGAGATTCGCCTTGGTGAGTTGGCGATTGCGGACCACCACCTCGCCGTCGACGACCACGTGGGTGACGTCGGAGGCACGAACCGAGTAGACGAGGGCCGCGAGGGGGTTGTGGAGGGGCTGGTTGTGGGGTTGGGAGAGGTCGAGGAGGGCCAGGTCGGCGCGGCGTCCTGGCTCCAGGGCTCCGGTTCGGTCGGTGAGGTTGGCGGCTGCGGCGCCTCCTCGGGTGGCCAGCCGGAGGACCTCGGAGAGGGGCAGCTGTTCGGCGTTCTGATGGGCCTGTTTCTCGGTGAGAGCCACCAGGCGGAGGGACTCCCAGACGTCGAGGGTGTTGTGGACCGCCGCGCCGTCGGTGCCGATGCCGATCCGGATGCCTGCGGCTCGGAGTTCGGCGATCGGGGTGGTCGTGCCCATCGCGAGTTTCAGGTAGACCTTCGGGCAGGTGGCGAGGGTGGTGCGCGGGGCGTGGACCTCGAGCAGTGCGAGGTCCTCGTCGAGGATTCCGCAGCCGTGGGCGATGAGGGCGCCGGCGTCGAGGATGCCGGTGCGTTCGAGGACCTGGATCGGGGTGACGCCGAGGCGGGCCTTCGAGGAGTGCGTCTGGTCGAGGGTTTCGGCGGCGTGCAGGTGGACGCGGAAGCCCTCCTCCCTCGCGACCTCGGCGGTCCGGGCGAGGTCTTCGTCGGTGACGGTGTACGGCGCGTGCGGGCCGAGGCTCGCGGTGATCCGGGGCGGCGGCGCCAGACCGGGCCGCGCCAGACCGGGCCGCGCCAGGTCCGACGCGGTGCCAGGTTGCGCGGTGCCAGGATGCGCGGTGGCGGAAGGTCCGGGCGCGGAAGGTCCGGGCGCGGAAGGTCCGGGCGCGGAAGGGGCTGGGTGGGTCGGGCCGGAGGCGGCTTCGTGGCCGAGCATCTGGATCCGGCGGGCGGTTTCGAAGGCGGCTTCCCGGGCCTCGGGCCCGGTGGACGAGAAGAAGGTCGGCGCCAGGTCCGCGCGGATGCCGAGCTCCACCGCGGCCAGAGCGATCTGGTCGGCGTGGAAGTAGTGGTCGACGAACGTGGTGACGCCGGCGAGCAACATCTCGGCACAAGCCAGGCGGGCACCGATGCGGACCCGCTCCGGCGTCAGGTTCATCTCCATCGGCCAGATCTTCTGGTTGAACCAGACATCGATCGGCACGTCCTCGGCCGCGCCACGCATCATCACCATCGGGCTGTGCGTGTGCGAGTTCGTCAGGCCCGGCACGGCGAGCAGCCCGGACGCCTCGAGCTCCTCGGCCCTCTCCCCCACCTGGTCCGGCTCGCCCTCCAGAGGGGTGCCCGTCGGAGTGATGCCGGTGATGGCGCCGTCGGCGATGTGGATGTCCTGGTCTTCGTCGATGCGGCACTCCCCGGTCTCGGGGACGACCAGGACCGAGCAGTTCTTGATCACCAAACGCGCCATGCTGCCTCCAACCCCTGCGGACGGACTCCCGGAAGTCTGTCCCATCGCCGGGTCGTCCGGGCCTCTCCCCGCACTCCTGTCACACCAGCACCAAACATTTCGGCGCGGCGCTGACCTGCGGGATCGAGGGGAACATTTGTTCGAATCTCGGGTAAAGTGATCGGCATGGGTGCTGACCTCCAGGCGTCCTTGTTGGATGCGTTCGCGGATCCGGAGCTCGGCTCGCTGGCCGGGATCCGGCGGACCGAGCTGAGCCGGGGTGCGTGGATCGACGTGTTGCCGGGCTGGTTGGCGGGTGCCGACCAGGTGTTCGAGCGGCTCGCGGCCGACGTGCCGTGGCGCGAGGAGCGACGGCAGATGTACGACCGGGTGGTCGACGTGCCGCGGCTGCTCTGCTTCTACGGCGAGAGCGACGACCTGCCGTTGCCGATCCTCGACGAGGCCCGCGACCTGTTGAGCGAGCACTACGCCGACGAGTTGGGCGAGCCGTTCCGGACGGCCGGGTTGTGCTACTACCGCGACGGGCGGGACAGCGTCGCGTGGCACGGTGACAAGCTCGGGCGCGGCGGCCATGAGGACACGATGGTGGCCATCCTCTCCGTCGGGGAGCCACGAGTCCTGGCGCTGCGGCCGAAGCCGGGCAGCGCGACCGGGCCGGTCAGCTCGACGATCCGGCACCCGCTCGGACACGGCGACCTGATCGTGATGGGCGGGTCGTGCCAGCGCACCTGGGAGCACGCGATTCCCAAGGCGTCCGGGCGGATCGGGCCGCGGATCAGCATTCAGTTCCGCCCTCGCGGGGTGCGCTGACACGATCATCAGGCCGCCGCCGGCGCTTCCGCGGCGGGCAGGTCGACGCGTTCGACCGTGCTCCGCGAAGCCACGTAGAAGCCGAGCAGGCGGATGCCCAGCACCCGGCAGACCTGCACCGAGGCCTCGAGCCACGCGGCGTCGGACGCGGTGATCCCCATTGGGCCGACCCGCGCCAGGGCCAGGATGAGGGCGCCTTCCGGGTAGACGCTCAGCGGGTCCACGACCGGCTTCAGCGCCTCGGTCATGCCGCGCGGGTCGAGGTCCGGGGACAGCTCGGACAGGTCGACGGCGATGGCGCCGCGGAAGCGTTCCTCCTCGTCACAGATCACCACCATCAGGCTGCCGCGCCGGCGGTCGCCGACGGTGCAGTACAGGTCGATCACATCGGCAGCGAGCACGGGATCGGACAGCGGCTGCCGGCGCCAGTCCTTGGGGAGTCGAGTGAAGGTCATGCCTAGAACATGCCGTCGAAAGCCACCCCGATCGGCCCTGTCCACAGGCCGAAGTGGCCCAAATTTCTGCACCGAAAGTGGACCGCATCCATGGGCCGAACCGGCCCTAGCTTGGAACCATGACCAGCACAGCGACCGACCGCAGCCTCTCCAAGGACCGCGCCGGCAAGCTCCTGCCGCCACCCGGAGCACCCCGCGACCTCGCGTTCGCCCAGCTCGCGAACTCGGTCGGCGACGGAGCGTTCATCGTCACCTCGGCGCTGTTCTTCACCCGCGTCGTCGGCCTCTCCACAGCGCAGGTCGGCCTCGGCCTGACGATCGCCTGGCTGATCGGCTTCCTGACCGGCGTCCCACTGGGTCACCTGGCTGACCGGAAGGGCCCGCGGGTCGTCGCGATCCTGCTGGCATTGTCGACCGCGTTCTCGGTCGCGTCCTTCCTCTTCATCCGCAGCTTCCCGCTCTTCCTCGTCGCCGCGATCGCGTACGCCAGCAGCCAGACCGGCCTCACCGCCGCGCGTCAGGCGCTGCTCGCCGGCCTGGTCGAGCCGGCCGAACGGACCAGGATCCGCGCGTTCCTCCAGGCCACGGCGAACGCCGGTCTCGCCGTAGGTGCGACCCTCGGCGGACTGGCCCTGAGCGTCGACACCAGCGCCGCGTACCTGACCGTGTTCGCGATCGACGCGGCAAGCTTCCTGGTCGCGGCCGCGCTTATCCACCGCGTTCCCTCGGTCGCCCGAGTCACTCTGCGCGTCGCCGGTCAGCCCCGATTGGCCGTACTCCGCGACCGCCCGTACGCCGTCCTCACGCTACTCAACGCGGTGATGCTGCTCTTCATGCCGCTGCTGAGCCTGGTCGCGCCGCTGTGGATCGTGGAGCGCACCAACGCACCCGAGTGGGTGGTGGCGTCGCTGCTGGTCGTGAACACGCTCGGCGTCACGCTCTTCCAGGTCCGGATCGCGCGCAGCGTCACGAACCTGCGGACCGCGACCCGCTCGGTCCGGTTCGCAGGGATCGCAATGCTCGCCGCGTGCGCCGTCTTCGCCTTGTCCGCAAGGGATTCGAGCCCGATCGTCGCCGCCGTCGTCCTGGTCGGCGCCGCCGCGCTGCTCACGTTCGGCGAGATGAAGCTGGCGTCCGGGGCCTGGGAGATCAGCTTCGGTCTGGCGCCGGCCGAGCAGCAGGGCCAGTACCAGGGGTTCTTCGGCACCGGTCCCGCGATCGCCCGGATGGTGGGTCCGGCGATGCTCACGACGCTGGTCCTCGGCTGGGGCCCGATCGGCTGGATCGTCCTCGGTGCGGTGTTCCTGGGGACCAGTTGCGCGACTGGTCCCGCCGTACGATGGGCAGCGCGGTCGAGGTCCGCCGGCCAGGTGGTCCAGCCGTCGCTGGTAGAGGAGTGCGCCGCCTGATGGAGATTTCCGGACTGGTCGAGATCACCACCTACGACGAGTTGCGCGAGGTCGTCCCCGAGCCGCTC encodes the following:
- a CDS encoding amidohydrolase, with the protein product MARLVIKNCSVLVVPETGECRIDEDQDIHIADGAITGITPTGTPLEGEPDQVGERAEELEASGLLAVPGLTNSHTHSPMVMMRGAAEDVPIDVWFNQKIWPMEMNLTPERVRIGARLACAEMLLAGVTTFVDHYFHADQIALAAVELGIRADLAPTFFSSTGPEAREAAFETARRIQMLGHEAASGPTHPAPSAPGPSAPGPSAPGPSATAHPGTAQPGTASDLARPGLARPGLAPPPRITASLGPHAPYTVTDEDLARTAEVAREEGFRVHLHAAETLDQTHSSKARLGVTPIQVLERTGILDAGALIAHGCGILDEDLALLEVHAPRTTLATCPKVYLKLAMGTTTPIAELRAAGIRIGIGTDGAAVHNTLDVWESLRLVALTEKQAHQNAEQLPLSEVLRLATRGGAAAANLTDRTGALEPGRRADLALLDLSQPHNQPLHNPLAALVYSVRASDVTHVVVDGEVVVRNRQLTKANLAEILAEAQAVAHTLVDLSREGAVQHYNP
- a CDS encoding MerR family transcriptional regulator, with the translated sequence MLTISQLASYAGVTVRAVRHYHKIGLLPEPDRDHSGYRVYNAAAVVRLIRIHTLAAAGVPLARVHELLDATPEEFADGVQEIDKALRAEVRRLQDTRRRLARLVAGEQLALPPSVVGYLDRLRDLGLQERYIEMERDAWIMVAAQVPHLVDEVIALKHEGLRHPDMVKLYGLVNEALDAPPDDPRIVEAADIVERLMIAAVEAGATGASDLDDKVVALLDAAMLEAAPNAKRLLDILEQRGWKGWTRIEKTPMDRLPDSDNRA
- a CDS encoding ABC transporter ATP-binding protein, translated to MRAETAARPAIRVRGLEKAYGQQAVLRGVDFEVARGSIFALLGSNGAGKTTTIKILATLLRADAGTAEVNGFDVTTQPGQVRESISLTGQFAAVDGILSGRENLVLLAKLRHLDDPGGTADDLLARFSLTDAATRRVSTYSGGMRRRLDIAMSLIGNSAVVFLDEPTAGLDPEARIEVWHLVKELAGSGTTVLLTTQYLEEAEQLADRIAILHQGRIIANGTLAELKELLPPAQIEYVEKQPTLEEIFLAVIGDETHAQGAR
- a CDS encoding alpha-ketoglutarate-dependent dioxygenase AlkB, yielding MGADLQASLLDAFADPELGSLAGIRRTELSRGAWIDVLPGWLAGADQVFERLAADVPWREERRQMYDRVVDVPRLLCFYGESDDLPLPILDEARDLLSEHYADELGEPFRTAGLCYYRDGRDSVAWHGDKLGRGGHEDTMVAILSVGEPRVLALRPKPGSATGPVSSTIRHPLGHGDLIVMGGSCQRTWEHAIPKASGRIGPRISIQFRPRGVR
- a CDS encoding ABC transporter permease; this encodes MTANFLGDTGALTARTLRHVTRSPDTIITTVLTPIAMMLMFVYVFGGAIDTGSTAYVNYMLPGILLITVASGIAYTAFRLFMDMQSGIFERFQSMPIARSGVLWAHVITSLVANLIALLVVVGVALIMGFRSGAGLLNWLAVGGILLLFTLALTWLAVIPGLTASSVEGAGAFGYPLLFLPFVSSAFVPTQTMPGPVRWFAENQPVTSIVDTIRNLFAQEPVGAGVWTALAWCVGLLVVAYGVAMLTYRRKIA
- a CDS encoding MFS transporter — encoded protein: MTSTATDRSLSKDRAGKLLPPPGAPRDLAFAQLANSVGDGAFIVTSALFFTRVVGLSTAQVGLGLTIAWLIGFLTGVPLGHLADRKGPRVVAILLALSTAFSVASFLFIRSFPLFLVAAIAYASSQTGLTAARQALLAGLVEPAERTRIRAFLQATANAGLAVGATLGGLALSVDTSAAYLTVFAIDAASFLVAAALIHRVPSVARVTLRVAGQPRLAVLRDRPYAVLTLLNAVMLLFMPLLSLVAPLWIVERTNAPEWVVASLLVVNTLGVTLFQVRIARSVTNLRTATRSVRFAGIAMLAACAVFALSARDSSPIVAAVVLVGAAALLTFGEMKLASGAWEISFGLAPAEQQGQYQGFFGTGPAIARMVGPAMLTTLVLGWGPIGWIVLGAVFLGTSCATGPAVRWAARSRSAGQVVQPSLVEECAA
- a CDS encoding histidine phosphatase family protein, which gives rise to MPGSATRYLYLARHGEATPDESALSENGRQQAGFLGDRLRDVPLSAISHGPLPRAAQTAQLIADRLEGVPVRSAEAAGDYIPCLPQEHELPPESAEYLLAWLDRVPPDELESGAGLAREAMELFTGPVPGDLPDHQLVVTHNFLIAWLVRAALDGPRWRWLGLAHCNAALTVIRYPPDQPAGVLVYNDMTHLPEQLRWTGFPAELRV
- a CDS encoding S8 family serine peptidase — its product is MGSSVSAAEPGPYRNAFPVEARKSPTAAKVADAYDPHTVLVKFSAKASAAARSTVLAKHNSRQAATLATSDYVTVSSNDNAPDLLKKLRAEPSVELASLNYVRKAAATPNDEYYRVDQGYLSTIRMPQAWDLSKTAGAQTVAVLDTGVDGGHPELSGRVYTGYNAFNGSTNANDDRGHGTMVAGIIAANTNNARGIAGVAWNAKILPVKVLDDHGRGSDSSVVAGINWAASHGARVINMSLGGASYNAVMHDAVKKAVAKGIVVVASSGNDYDSTPNYPAAFPETISVGATDNNGALTTFSSWGDTVDIAAPGWNILSTGPRALTDPDYLPYWGGSGTSFSAPMVAGVAAMLRNKYPSWTPAQVEAQLKATARDAGPRGADLYYGAGILDAANALGATWAPEFWAAGPDGNDVPARATAMASLSITGAIGTEGEEDWYSAYSPAARNVVITLTPPTYDDANRAQNVDPVLRVYDGQLKLIAFADDGFGTERAQLTLPAGTSYFKVTNYNGSRDSRPYTLAVANTGAGGSLSGDRYWVRDTAPADLASGVAQTASPSVTFERDLDPASVTTSTVRLLHGKTGAVVPSAPSYDAATKKLTVDPTATLQDNTPYRVVVGAVKDTTGATMPGSYLVFFRTVDAAPAPITNFTVAGQYGTATMKWTLPGITDLDQVVVRRNAGTTPPSAPNTGTSVYGGTASSATATGLANATSYAVRAWVKDRSGKWSSSVQAQLTGTYPTMTANATALNYGGKVTLTGSVVRVDTKEPLGGVLVSLYGRNKNSSTWREITRVTTTAGGTYSVTYQPLYSTVFAWGYNGSPQLLGSRTGNWTVDVRPTLTANLTATAIKLGQSTTFYGYVRPQHAGSTVYLQRSTGSTWTTITSTKLNSTGNYGFAIKPTARASYTYRVVFQDDGDHATGVSPAKAFTVS